Proteins from one Mycteria americana isolate JAX WOST 10 ecotype Jacksonville Zoo and Gardens chromosome 1, USCA_MyAme_1.0, whole genome shotgun sequence genomic window:
- the CECR2 gene encoding chromatin remodeling regulator CECR2 isoform X1 has protein sequence MCPEEDGGCGGGGGVAGTGGPEAAVALDELRSWWEVPAIAHFCSLFRTAFRLPDFEIEELEAALHRDDVEFISDLIACLLQGCYQRRDITSQTFHSYLEDIINYRWELEEGKPNPLRESTFQELPLRTRVEILHRLCDYRLDADDVFDLLKGLDADSLRVEPLGEDSSGALYWYFYGTRMYKEDPVQGKTNGELAPDRGCGGQTNTPNVPGKTGKRRGRPPKRKKLLEENLLREKAEENLLIRETQIRNGSQGPGRGTWWLLCQTEEEWRQVTESFRERTSLRERQLYKLLSEDFLPEICNMIAQKEKRLQRTEFSPRWMSDHQPIKPIKQEVNPNVLSSMEKQRRREEEEERQILIAVQKREQEQLLKEERKREMEEKVKAVEERARRRKLREERAWLLAQGKELPPELSHLDPSSPTREERRTKDLFELDDEFTAMYKVLDVVKAHKDSWPFLEPVDESYAPNYYQIIKAPMDISSMEKKLNGGQYCTKEEFVGDMKTMFRNCLKYNGEGSEYTKMAYNLERCFHRAMMKHFPGEDGDTDEEFWIREDGRREKRSRRTGRSSTGSVWTRSRDPDGPGKRQQRLENGGKPPPYRATSRAPASSSSSSSSSFSSSSAEDPSGNPMQPPREVGPSNGRGFSRSLQYGGMPSPVPHPGQMRPAMPGTFGPLRGSDPTKLYSSPRVPEPHPGDPVQQHQHFAMQPAVGLSEHRGHRLAAPEKQACAGPTHVAGLGPRTGALQLGRVSGPPPDAVYPPAQFQQGFLPPRHNGPPVRPPEGSEVPPGHMYRPYKYLNRAHPALWNGSHGPAGQGAMGPEEKAPMGPGPSLQPRALGHMMDPRAMRPPLPPSQWTEQSNFLPHGVPPSGYIRPPGKATSQRMPQPPAALFGGPPQIQRGCQGGDSMMDSPEMIAMQQLSSRVCPPGVPYHPRQPPPPHLPGPFPQLAHAASATGVQPPKPVMGNGSSQDPTGQTMEPESNQVETPAGMDEKAQCIGIPDGAYAKLLPHPKPPLPMECTRRALPPDGEGDGSGVKGDLKAGQGKGTWPAESSYAGGPGCVRDLVPTSERGGPLPENGAAGEGPAASAEGKGLAANLLEKPLCGGGKALPEAAVPCMGQGTGLPGMDAGSMGATPNQFHPLYMPGLEYPNSAGRYHINPGLQGFGPVMGGKPPPPASHPQHFPPRGFQPSSAHPGVFPRYRPPQGMPYPYQPQPQPSYHHYQRPPYYACPQGYSDWQRPLHSQASPSGHPTAHPPLARPPFPDRGSASGLQGCEALSAALASPNRMDVASAKEVSPSDGQDLGPEDEKSEESQERPESPKEFLDLDNHNAATKRQSSVAAGEFLYGAPPPHLGSGMGFGPSAFPPHGVMLQTGSPYAPRHPASHFQPRTYGSPMNAHLSHHPASGQANGLSQEGPLYRCREENVGHFQALLMEQRGSGGGMGGPPQDLYRPSGMQMHQAQVPFPKMPTATMSREDLTPQKPSVLPLDQS, from the exons ATCCCAGACGTTCCACAGCTACCTGGAGGACATCATCAACTATcgctgggagctggaggaagggaaaCCCAACCCCCTGCGGGAGTCCACCTTCCAGGAGCTGCCCCTGCGCACCCGGGTCGAGATCCTGCACCGCCTGTGTGACTACCGCCTCGATGCAGATGACGTCTTTGACCTCCTCAAG GGCTTGGACGCCGACAGCCTCCGCGTGGAGCCGCTGGGCGAGGACAGCAGCGGTGCCCTGTACTGGTACTTCTATGGCACGCGGATGTACAAGGAGGACCCGGTGCAGGGGAAAACCAACGGAGAGCTGGCTCCAGACAG GGGATGCGGGGGGCAGACAAACACCCCAAATGTTCCTGGGAAAACGGGCAAGAGACGAGGGCGACCACCAAAGCGGAAAAAACTACTGGAAGAAAATTTGCTGAG ggagaaggcagaagagaaCTTGCTAATCCGCGAGACTCAGATAAGAAATG GGTCCCAAGGGCCTGGCCGTGGGACATGGTGGCTGCTGTGTCAGACGGAAGAGGAGTGGAGGCAGGTCACAGAGAGCTTCAGAGAGAGGACTTCCCTTAGAGAGCGGCAGCTCTACAAACTCTTGAGTGAAGACTTCCTGCCGGAGATCTGCAACATGATTGCACAGAAG GAGAAGCGTCTGCAGCGGACAGAGTTTTCTCCCAGGTGGATGTCTGACCATCAGCCCATCAAACCAATCAAGCAGGAG GTAAACCCCAACGTGCTGAGTTCGATGGAGAAGCAGAGGcgcagagaggaagaggaagagcgcCAAATCCTTATAGCAGTgcagaagagggagcaggaacagctgctgaaggaggagaggaagagagagatggaggagaAGGTCAAAGCAGTGGAAG AACgggccaggaggaggaagctTCGCGAAGAGAGGGCCTGGCTGCTGGCGCAGGGGAAGGAGCTCCCTCCTGAGCTTTCCCACTTGGATCCTAGTTCCCCTACCAGGGAAGAGCGAAGGACCAAGGATCT CTTTGAACTGGACGATGAGTTCACAGCCATGTACAAAG TTCTAGATGTGGTGAAGGCTCACAAGGACTCTTGGCCCTTCTTGGAGCCCGTTGATGAATCGTATGCTCCCAACTACTACCAGATCATTAAG gCCCCCATGGACATCTCTAGCATGGAGAAGAAGTTGAATGGAGGTCAGTACTGCACCAAGGAAGAATTTGTGGGCGATATGAAGACCATGTTCAGGAACTGTCTTAAGTACAATGGTGAAGGCAGTG AATATACCAAGATGGCTTACAACTTAGAGAGGTGTTTCCACCGAGCAATGATGAAACACTTCCCTGGGGAAGATGGAGACACAGATGAGGAGTTTTGGATCAGAGAAGACGGGAGACGAGAGAAAAGGAGCCGGCGGACTGGCCGCTCCAGCACAGGGAGTGTTTGGACTCGGTCACGAGACCCAGATGGACCAGGCAAGAGGCAGCAACGCctggaaaatggaggaaaaccTCCACCATATCGAGCTACTTCCAGGGCTCctgcttcttcatcctcttcctcttcttcatccttCTCCTCATCCTCTGCAGAGGATCCAAGTGGCAACCCAATGCAGCCTCCTCGAGAAGTGGGCCCTTCCAATGGGCGAGGTTTCTCTCGCTCTCTGCAGTATGGCGGCATGCCCAGCCCTGTGCCACATCCCGGACAGATG AGACCAGCCATGCCAGGAACGTTTGGTCCCCTGCGTGGATCAGATCCCACGAAACTGTACAGCTCGCCGCGAGTGCCTGAGCCCCATCCCGGAGACCCggtccagcagcaccagcacttTGCCATGCag ccggCCGTGGGACTGAGCGAGCACCGTGGGCACAGGCTGGCTGCCCCGGAGAAGCAGGCATGCGCAGGACCAACTCATGTTGCCGGCCTCGGACCCCGGACGGGCGCCCTGCAGCTGGGGCGTGTGAGCGGCCCCCCGCCTGACGCCGTCTACCCACCAGCCCAGTTCCAGCAGGGCTTCCTCCCCCCGAGGCACAATGGGCCCCCCGTGAGGCCACCGGAGGGCTCGGAGGTCCCGCCGGGGCACATGTATCGGCCCTACAAGTACCTGAACCGCGCGCACCCAGCCCTGTGGAACGGCAGCCATGGCCCCGCCGGCCAGGGTGCCATGGGGCCGGAGGAGAAGGCGCCTATGGGGCCGGGGCCCTCGCTCCAGCCCCGCGCCCTGGGTCATATGATGGACCCCCGGGCCATGAGGCCgccgctgcctcccagccagTGGACCGAGCAATCAAATTTCCTACCTCACGGGGTGCCTCCCTCAGGGTATATCAGACCGCCCGGGAAAGCCACCAGCCAGAGGATGCCGCAGCCGCCGGCCGCTCTGTTTGGGGGACCGCCTCAGATTCAAAGAGGGTGCCAGGGTGGGGACTCCATGATGGACAGCCCAGAGATGATCGCCATGCAGCAGCTGTCCTCCCGCGTGTGCCCGCCGGGTGTGCCTTACCACCCTCGCCAGCCGCCTCCGCCGCACCTCCCCGGACCCTTTCCCCAGCTGGCTCACGCTGCCTCCGCCACCGGCGTGCAGCCTCCAAAACCTGTCATGGGGAACGGGAGCTCGCAGGATCCCACCGGTCAGACCATGGAGCCAGAGAGCAACCAAG TGGAGACACCAGCAGGCATGGACGAGAAGGCTCAGTGCATCGGCATTCCTGACGGGGCCTACGCCAAACTCCTACCTCATCCCAAGCCCCCACTGCCCATGGAGTGCACCAGGCGTGCCTTGCCCCCggacggggagggggacggcTCCGGCGTGAAGGGTGAcctgaaggcagggcagggcaagggcaCGTGGCCGGCAGAAAGCAGCTACGCCGGGGGCCCGGGCTGTGTGAGGGACCTGGTGCCTACCTCCGAGAGAGGGGGTCCCCTGCCTGAGAACGGTGCAGCAGGTGAGGGGCCGGCGGCCAGCGCTGAGGGGAAGGGGCTCGCTGCCAACCTGCTGGAGAAGCCCCTCTGCGGCGGCGGGAAAGCTCTGCCTGAAGCAGCCGTGCCTTGCATGGGGCAGGGCACCGGCCTCCCTGGCATGGACGCTGGCTCCATGGGGGCCACCCCCAACCAGTTCCACCCTCTCTACATGCCCGGTCTGGAATACCCGAATTCAGCCGGGCGATACCACATCAACCCAGGCCTGCAGGGGTTTGGCCCCGTGATGGGAGGGAAGCCCCCTCCTCCCGCCTCTCACCCCCAGCATTTTCCCCCACGGGGCTTCCAGCCGAGCAGCGCCCACCCCGGCGTCTTCCCCCGGTATCGGCCCCCCCAGGGCATGCCCTACCCCTACCAGCCGCAGCCTCAACCTTCCTACCACCACTACCAGCGACCGCCCTACTACGCCTGTCCGCAGGGCTACTCGGACTGGCAGAGGCCTCTCCACTCCCAGGCCAGCCCCAGCGggcaccccacagcccacccGCCCCTGGCCAGACCCCCTTTCCCAGACCGGGGGTCCGCCAGCGGTTTGCAGGGCTGTGAGGCACTGAGCGCCGCCCTGGCCTCTCCCAACCGCATGGACGTAGCGAGTGCCAAAGAGGTTTCTCCGAGCGATGGGCAGGATCTGGGGCCTGAAGACGAGAAGTCCGAGGAGTCCCAGGAAAGACCGGAGAGTCCCAAAGAGTTTCTTGATTTGGACAACCACAACGCGGCCACGAAGAGGCAAAGCTCAGTGGCAGCGGGGGAGTTCCTCTACGGAGCCCCCCCACCGCACCTGGGTTCGGGGATGGGATTCGGCCCGTCGGCTTTCCCTCCCCACGGGGTGATGCTACAGACTGGCTCTCCTTATGCACCCCGGCATCCTGCCAGTCATTTCCAGCCCAGGACGTATGGATCGCCCATGAATGCTCACCTGTCTCATCATCCAGCCTCCGGCCAGGCCAACGGCCTCTCTCAGGAGGGACCCCTGTACCGCTGCCGGGAGGAGAACGTAGGTCACTTTCAGGCCTTGCTGATggagcagagaggcagtggaggtgGCATGGGGGGACCACCCCAGGACTTGTATAGACCCTCGGG AATGCAAATGCATCAGGCTCAAGTTCCCTTCCCGAAGATGCCTACAGCAACCATGTCCCGGGAAGATTTGACGCCACAAAAACCATCAGTGTTGCCTCTGGATCAA agCTAG
- the CECR2 gene encoding chromatin remodeling regulator CECR2 isoform X2 has protein sequence MCPEEDGGCGGGGGVAGTGGPEAAVALDELRSWWEVPAIAHFCSLFRTAFRLPDFEIEELEAALHRDDVEFISDLIACLLQGCYQRRDITSQTFHSYLEDIINYRWELEEGKPNPLRESTFQELPLRTRVEILHRLCDYRLDADDVFDLLKGLDADSLRVEPLGEDSSGALYWYFYGTRMYKEDPVQGKTNGELAPDRGCGGQTNTPNVPGKTGKRRGRPPKRKKLLEENLLREKAEENLLIRETQIRNGSQGPGRGTWWLLCQTEEEWRQVTESFRERTSLRERQLYKLLSEDFLPEICNMIAQKVNPNVLSSMEKQRRREEEEERQILIAVQKREQEQLLKEERKREMEEKVKAVEERARRRKLREERAWLLAQGKELPPELSHLDPSSPTREERRTKDLFELDDEFTAMYKVLDVVKAHKDSWPFLEPVDESYAPNYYQIIKAPMDISSMEKKLNGGQYCTKEEFVGDMKTMFRNCLKYNGEGSEYTKMAYNLERCFHRAMMKHFPGEDGDTDEEFWIREDGRREKRSRRTGRSSTGSVWTRSRDPDGPGKRQQRLENGGKPPPYRATSRAPASSSSSSSSSFSSSSAEDPSGNPMQPPREVGPSNGRGFSRSLQYGGMPSPVPHPGQMRPAMPGTFGPLRGSDPTKLYSSPRVPEPHPGDPVQQHQHFAMQPAVGLSEHRGHRLAAPEKQACAGPTHVAGLGPRTGALQLGRVSGPPPDAVYPPAQFQQGFLPPRHNGPPVRPPEGSEVPPGHMYRPYKYLNRAHPALWNGSHGPAGQGAMGPEEKAPMGPGPSLQPRALGHMMDPRAMRPPLPPSQWTEQSNFLPHGVPPSGYIRPPGKATSQRMPQPPAALFGGPPQIQRGCQGGDSMMDSPEMIAMQQLSSRVCPPGVPYHPRQPPPPHLPGPFPQLAHAASATGVQPPKPVMGNGSSQDPTGQTMEPESNQVETPAGMDEKAQCIGIPDGAYAKLLPHPKPPLPMECTRRALPPDGEGDGSGVKGDLKAGQGKGTWPAESSYAGGPGCVRDLVPTSERGGPLPENGAAGEGPAASAEGKGLAANLLEKPLCGGGKALPEAAVPCMGQGTGLPGMDAGSMGATPNQFHPLYMPGLEYPNSAGRYHINPGLQGFGPVMGGKPPPPASHPQHFPPRGFQPSSAHPGVFPRYRPPQGMPYPYQPQPQPSYHHYQRPPYYACPQGYSDWQRPLHSQASPSGHPTAHPPLARPPFPDRGSASGLQGCEALSAALASPNRMDVASAKEVSPSDGQDLGPEDEKSEESQERPESPKEFLDLDNHNAATKRQSSVAAGEFLYGAPPPHLGSGMGFGPSAFPPHGVMLQTGSPYAPRHPASHFQPRTYGSPMNAHLSHHPASGQANGLSQEGPLYRCREENVGHFQALLMEQRGSGGGMGGPPQDLYRPSGMQMHQAQVPFPKMPTATMSREDLTPQKPSVLPLDQS, from the exons ATCCCAGACGTTCCACAGCTACCTGGAGGACATCATCAACTATcgctgggagctggaggaagggaaaCCCAACCCCCTGCGGGAGTCCACCTTCCAGGAGCTGCCCCTGCGCACCCGGGTCGAGATCCTGCACCGCCTGTGTGACTACCGCCTCGATGCAGATGACGTCTTTGACCTCCTCAAG GGCTTGGACGCCGACAGCCTCCGCGTGGAGCCGCTGGGCGAGGACAGCAGCGGTGCCCTGTACTGGTACTTCTATGGCACGCGGATGTACAAGGAGGACCCGGTGCAGGGGAAAACCAACGGAGAGCTGGCTCCAGACAG GGGATGCGGGGGGCAGACAAACACCCCAAATGTTCCTGGGAAAACGGGCAAGAGACGAGGGCGACCACCAAAGCGGAAAAAACTACTGGAAGAAAATTTGCTGAG ggagaaggcagaagagaaCTTGCTAATCCGCGAGACTCAGATAAGAAATG GGTCCCAAGGGCCTGGCCGTGGGACATGGTGGCTGCTGTGTCAGACGGAAGAGGAGTGGAGGCAGGTCACAGAGAGCTTCAGAGAGAGGACTTCCCTTAGAGAGCGGCAGCTCTACAAACTCTTGAGTGAAGACTTCCTGCCGGAGATCTGCAACATGATTGCACAGAAG GTAAACCCCAACGTGCTGAGTTCGATGGAGAAGCAGAGGcgcagagaggaagaggaagagcgcCAAATCCTTATAGCAGTgcagaagagggagcaggaacagctgctgaaggaggagaggaagagagagatggaggagaAGGTCAAAGCAGTGGAAG AACgggccaggaggaggaagctTCGCGAAGAGAGGGCCTGGCTGCTGGCGCAGGGGAAGGAGCTCCCTCCTGAGCTTTCCCACTTGGATCCTAGTTCCCCTACCAGGGAAGAGCGAAGGACCAAGGATCT CTTTGAACTGGACGATGAGTTCACAGCCATGTACAAAG TTCTAGATGTGGTGAAGGCTCACAAGGACTCTTGGCCCTTCTTGGAGCCCGTTGATGAATCGTATGCTCCCAACTACTACCAGATCATTAAG gCCCCCATGGACATCTCTAGCATGGAGAAGAAGTTGAATGGAGGTCAGTACTGCACCAAGGAAGAATTTGTGGGCGATATGAAGACCATGTTCAGGAACTGTCTTAAGTACAATGGTGAAGGCAGTG AATATACCAAGATGGCTTACAACTTAGAGAGGTGTTTCCACCGAGCAATGATGAAACACTTCCCTGGGGAAGATGGAGACACAGATGAGGAGTTTTGGATCAGAGAAGACGGGAGACGAGAGAAAAGGAGCCGGCGGACTGGCCGCTCCAGCACAGGGAGTGTTTGGACTCGGTCACGAGACCCAGATGGACCAGGCAAGAGGCAGCAACGCctggaaaatggaggaaaaccTCCACCATATCGAGCTACTTCCAGGGCTCctgcttcttcatcctcttcctcttcttcatccttCTCCTCATCCTCTGCAGAGGATCCAAGTGGCAACCCAATGCAGCCTCCTCGAGAAGTGGGCCCTTCCAATGGGCGAGGTTTCTCTCGCTCTCTGCAGTATGGCGGCATGCCCAGCCCTGTGCCACATCCCGGACAGATG AGACCAGCCATGCCAGGAACGTTTGGTCCCCTGCGTGGATCAGATCCCACGAAACTGTACAGCTCGCCGCGAGTGCCTGAGCCCCATCCCGGAGACCCggtccagcagcaccagcacttTGCCATGCag ccggCCGTGGGACTGAGCGAGCACCGTGGGCACAGGCTGGCTGCCCCGGAGAAGCAGGCATGCGCAGGACCAACTCATGTTGCCGGCCTCGGACCCCGGACGGGCGCCCTGCAGCTGGGGCGTGTGAGCGGCCCCCCGCCTGACGCCGTCTACCCACCAGCCCAGTTCCAGCAGGGCTTCCTCCCCCCGAGGCACAATGGGCCCCCCGTGAGGCCACCGGAGGGCTCGGAGGTCCCGCCGGGGCACATGTATCGGCCCTACAAGTACCTGAACCGCGCGCACCCAGCCCTGTGGAACGGCAGCCATGGCCCCGCCGGCCAGGGTGCCATGGGGCCGGAGGAGAAGGCGCCTATGGGGCCGGGGCCCTCGCTCCAGCCCCGCGCCCTGGGTCATATGATGGACCCCCGGGCCATGAGGCCgccgctgcctcccagccagTGGACCGAGCAATCAAATTTCCTACCTCACGGGGTGCCTCCCTCAGGGTATATCAGACCGCCCGGGAAAGCCACCAGCCAGAGGATGCCGCAGCCGCCGGCCGCTCTGTTTGGGGGACCGCCTCAGATTCAAAGAGGGTGCCAGGGTGGGGACTCCATGATGGACAGCCCAGAGATGATCGCCATGCAGCAGCTGTCCTCCCGCGTGTGCCCGCCGGGTGTGCCTTACCACCCTCGCCAGCCGCCTCCGCCGCACCTCCCCGGACCCTTTCCCCAGCTGGCTCACGCTGCCTCCGCCACCGGCGTGCAGCCTCCAAAACCTGTCATGGGGAACGGGAGCTCGCAGGATCCCACCGGTCAGACCATGGAGCCAGAGAGCAACCAAG TGGAGACACCAGCAGGCATGGACGAGAAGGCTCAGTGCATCGGCATTCCTGACGGGGCCTACGCCAAACTCCTACCTCATCCCAAGCCCCCACTGCCCATGGAGTGCACCAGGCGTGCCTTGCCCCCggacggggagggggacggcTCCGGCGTGAAGGGTGAcctgaaggcagggcagggcaagggcaCGTGGCCGGCAGAAAGCAGCTACGCCGGGGGCCCGGGCTGTGTGAGGGACCTGGTGCCTACCTCCGAGAGAGGGGGTCCCCTGCCTGAGAACGGTGCAGCAGGTGAGGGGCCGGCGGCCAGCGCTGAGGGGAAGGGGCTCGCTGCCAACCTGCTGGAGAAGCCCCTCTGCGGCGGCGGGAAAGCTCTGCCTGAAGCAGCCGTGCCTTGCATGGGGCAGGGCACCGGCCTCCCTGGCATGGACGCTGGCTCCATGGGGGCCACCCCCAACCAGTTCCACCCTCTCTACATGCCCGGTCTGGAATACCCGAATTCAGCCGGGCGATACCACATCAACCCAGGCCTGCAGGGGTTTGGCCCCGTGATGGGAGGGAAGCCCCCTCCTCCCGCCTCTCACCCCCAGCATTTTCCCCCACGGGGCTTCCAGCCGAGCAGCGCCCACCCCGGCGTCTTCCCCCGGTATCGGCCCCCCCAGGGCATGCCCTACCCCTACCAGCCGCAGCCTCAACCTTCCTACCACCACTACCAGCGACCGCCCTACTACGCCTGTCCGCAGGGCTACTCGGACTGGCAGAGGCCTCTCCACTCCCAGGCCAGCCCCAGCGggcaccccacagcccacccGCCCCTGGCCAGACCCCCTTTCCCAGACCGGGGGTCCGCCAGCGGTTTGCAGGGCTGTGAGGCACTGAGCGCCGCCCTGGCCTCTCCCAACCGCATGGACGTAGCGAGTGCCAAAGAGGTTTCTCCGAGCGATGGGCAGGATCTGGGGCCTGAAGACGAGAAGTCCGAGGAGTCCCAGGAAAGACCGGAGAGTCCCAAAGAGTTTCTTGATTTGGACAACCACAACGCGGCCACGAAGAGGCAAAGCTCAGTGGCAGCGGGGGAGTTCCTCTACGGAGCCCCCCCACCGCACCTGGGTTCGGGGATGGGATTCGGCCCGTCGGCTTTCCCTCCCCACGGGGTGATGCTACAGACTGGCTCTCCTTATGCACCCCGGCATCCTGCCAGTCATTTCCAGCCCAGGACGTATGGATCGCCCATGAATGCTCACCTGTCTCATCATCCAGCCTCCGGCCAGGCCAACGGCCTCTCTCAGGAGGGACCCCTGTACCGCTGCCGGGAGGAGAACGTAGGTCACTTTCAGGCCTTGCTGATggagcagagaggcagtggaggtgGCATGGGGGGACCACCCCAGGACTTGTATAGACCCTCGGG AATGCAAATGCATCAGGCTCAAGTTCCCTTCCCGAAGATGCCTACAGCAACCATGTCCCGGGAAGATTTGACGCCACAAAAACCATCAGTGTTGCCTCTGGATCAA agCTAG